The window GCCGTTGTTTTGACCGTCCGTCTGACGGGCTGAGAAGGTTGACCCAACTGCAGTTTACCCAATCCCTCAACCAAGTCATCTGCATCTGTATCCTGCTTTGTCGCTGTTCTTGTCGCTCGTGTCTTCCTCGGGGCGGCAGGCGCTGCTTTCGGTGTTGAAGCCGCAGGCTTGGCTTTGGCAGGTGGCATGTTCCTGCGTGAGTCGGAATCAAGATATTATAGAGCCAATGGGGTAGATATCCATCATTGGGAAGGGAAAAAGTATTATTAATTATTACACGATGAGCTTGGACACGGACGCGTATGATTTGTACTCGTATACTGGACGAGAATGTTGACGTAGATACCCAACTGGTGATAATCACGTGGTTACAGAAAACAGCATGACGTGGATTTTGTGAGAGAGCGGTGGTCAATTTGGTTCCGTTGATCTCCCGGTCCTCTTTTGCGAAGCAAGTGTAAGCAAGAGTGGACAGAGattattttgattttcagcATCATCGTTGGTTGGAAATCCATTTTACTCGCATACtgtccatcacatcatcatcgaccacAGCTTCATTAGTCCTACATTCGCTCATCCTCGTCCAGAATGGTGAATACATATCTGAAATAGGCTCATTGCCTCCAGGAACGCAGCTGACAAGGAACGTCTTTAATTCCCCTCAAATAGATCATCCCCGTCAGGTGCTTCTCGTGTGGTAAAGTGATAGGTAACTTGTGGGACAGTTATCTGGAGCTGTTAGCTGCTGGGGTGGATGAAGGGTGAGTTTGAAGCTGCCGGATTGTCGTCGTCTCTCAAATGATCAGAGCTGATAGATACTATGATTCTTAGTGATGCGTTGGATAGACTTCAATTGTGAGTCGACATTGATTAGATGAACATTgcgaaagaaaaaggaaatTTTAGAAGCTGGAACAGGTCCATGTACTAAACTGCATGCTCTTGGAATGAAGATGCCATCATGAAAACGGTATACTGACCAACTTACACCCATATAGAAAACGTTATTGTTGTCGAAGAATGGTTTTGACCCATGGTGAGCTATCCGCCCCTCTACGGTACACGCAAATCCAATAGCTGACAATGTATTCATAGTCGACCTCATCGAGAAGCTGTTGATGTACAATCGTAAGTGGTCCTTTCCTTACGATAGCTTGGTATCTCCAgactgattgatgattccTTTAAGCACTCTCACGAGATCGATAATCCCGAcacctcattcatctcaacttCTCTTCCTATACCTTGGTCTTCGGCGATAAGATTTAGATTTCTATATACCTTGTACAACATGATGTGACTATTATCATCCACTCCGGACTGGATTGATGCGTTACGGATAAACAGTATCGAGTTGGTGTGACCAATTGGATTTGAGTGACATAATGTCAATTGACCTCTACATGATATAACATGGTATAAATGATCATAACATCGAGCTCTACCAACCATATAATCCACTTCAATACCTtctcaaaccaccttcacctcccgCACACCACACATTATCCCCTACCTTACCCCAACATTCAATGCCTGTCGCTTCCCAACCTgccaattcctctttcgtctCTACTTCAAATCGATCTTCTCGTATTGTTATACCAAGCAAACAAGGTAATCCAGATGAAGTACCCACATACAGATACACCTCATGGTTACCTCctgttgatgttgacgtGAGGTACAAGCTGTATATTGGAGAttcatttctctttatcctttttaTCCTGCCCACACCcacttttccttcttcttttgtAGTCGAAGGTTTTCGTAATCTAACCAGATCTATAATTTCAATGACCCCATTCATATATCCCAGGACGACTACACCTTCTCTCTGatccatcgatatcaattGACTATTCAAATCATTTCTGATAAACCATCCACTTCCTTTTTCGGTCgaagagaaaggttgaaTCCAAATTCCTTCCTGTACATTCAAAATCATCActctttctcctccctcttccGGACCTAACCCTAACGACTGCAATGACTGAGGATCCTCAATGACGATCATCCCTTCGATGGTCATCCTACTTTCCAAACCTATCAACCATCTCTTaacttcttctcccttgCCTATATCCCATAAACGGATCGTACCATCTTTACTTGCCGATAAGATCTGTTTACCCACTCCTAATATACAAGTCGAAGTGATTGCTCGAGTATGTCCACAGAGTATACGGGGGTTTATACCTTCTCGACCGTATATCCTTATTGACAAATCTGAAGAAGCCGTTAAAATCACCTATGAGTCAATCATATAGTGTATCAGTACAAATGGTCATGTACCCCAATGAGATTAATTAAAACACATGTCTTTTCAATACTGAAAAAAGAACAGTGATTAAATCGGATTGGTTTCATTTGgactgaactcacctctccacTAGGGAACCACTTTACATCCCTCACATCTCCTACATGCCCTTTAAGCTGTACCTCTTTCTCCGTACTGTTAAGTGAAGTAGGTAAGATCACACAGTACCCATCCGGTCCACCTATCACTACATGAGGTGATTTAGGGTTGagtgaaagtgagttgatgtgAAGTGGAGCCTGCACAGTAGTATGacaacttgatcaatttcGGCAGTGAAGAGAACAATTTGAGGATAGATGGTGATAATTCAACTTACATCCAAATTTGATGACTTCTTATAGGgtggatgaatgatatgtttTGGATACTTGACTGTACGCGTGTCGATGTTCAATTTCGGTATAGAAACGTTAAAGTTGGTCTAAACCAAGAtacatcatcagatcagatgaaatctcacttcttcctACCGTTTCATAAGATAAATCTTGACGTTCGAGGCTGAGGCTTGCGCAAATGCAaactcagactcacctttgacgaTGTAGACCTTTCAACCTTCACACCTTCCCTGGATGTTATATCCGATCCACCACCCTCTCTAAATGTAATCTTCGCTTTACCATGTACGGAAGATTCGCCCGCTTTGTACTATTCAGACCACCCCTCTCAGCATCAACCGATATTTCTACGCATTTCAGATATTCTGTATGTATTCTGGGATGCAGACTCACACCTAATACCCAGATATCTTCAGATAGGACCACCCCTTGTTCTATATCGTCAAATACAGCTAGAGCATCGTGCTAGATGAACAATATAACGGGTAACAATTTCAGCATCTTGAGCGACTCTTCGTTGACCTGTCAAACATGTGACCGCTCTTGTGCCAGATTGGCCAGCAGTCAGTCGGAAGtgttcactcactcacctgtataTCGACATAAGCTAGATTCTCAATGTCTATTTCCGACATCGTGCAGTACCGCGATTGACTCCCGGACGATCTCGATTCAAGGAAGATATAATGATATAATGTTgaaatatcatcaatgagtAACTTATTAGCCGCATACGTGTTGACGTTCTTAACCGGCCATTGTCCACTTcgtatcatatatatataatccATACATTCAATCGTCATTTTTGTACAACATAATCGAGAACATCTATTCAGTCACAGTCACTTTCCCTTCCAAGCATAGCACAGCATAGTGCAGAGTATAACATCCCCTTATCCATGTATGTGTAAATAAATAACTCGTAGATACTAACCACTCTATCCCTATCTACCTAAACATAGCCTGAATTCTTCGGGTGATATCATCCGGTGATCCTCGCAGATCTGTTTACATCATCAGTTCAACGTCAATGAAGGAACGAAAATGATCATAAAAGATTGAGATGCACAGAAGACGTCAAACTCACACTTTTCAATACCTTTACCTGCACATCTCCCCCAAAACACCTCATACCCACCTCTAACGATATTTTCCACCTCCCTAGCGATCCTATCCCTCATATCCGGATCCTGCCTGTTTAAGGGATATTGCAGAATGACCGATTCAAGTTCAGATAATCTATCGAAAAATTGAGTAGCAGATTCTTTCAGATGATGTCTCTCTCCTTGAGGAACTGGAACACCGAATCGCGGTGTGGAATGGGTAGTCGTTAGGAGATTTACAAGCGAATGGAATTCTGACAAGTATTGGCTATAGCATAGAAAACATCCAATTAGCATACTTCTTATCATATACATAGGAAATCACATTCAGGCTAGCCAATTAGTAAgttcagactcacctcttggCATCTCTAAATGCCTTATTTAACATATCTTCTGCTCCAGGTCCTATAATATCAGAATGGAAGGAGGACGTGGTATTCCGTATATGCGATACTGCAATTCCACCCAAAAAAAGAACATTAACATCCCCGGTGCAAAGGTTTATAGAAGTCCATAAAATGGTGGAATCACCCACGATTATTCAGTAAGAAAGCTTGACCTATCGGTTTACGCATCGCCCTTGATCTCGCATCGAGGTGTATGAGGAGGGTACCAAGGACATCGGCTAATCAGATGGGCAGGCAAATCAGCATAAATAAAGATATATGAGGGGAACAATTCAAAGTATTAGCCAGATGTATTGGAGGTAGATCAGACTCACCAACAAATAAATTGACCGtaccaccttcctcaccagCATTTCTGGCAGGCGACGGCGCATCCTTCTGACCCATTAACCAACTTCTTTCAGAATGCGACTTGCCCAACAAACCTTCAACTGTCTTTTCAAATTCCGGTAATTGTAATTGTTCCAAGTAACTTAAGGTCGAATACgttatatcagctattgaCGAAGTCAGAGTAGAATCGATACGGGTCGTCCGTATATCCACTAAAAATTCGGGGAAAGATCTTAAACATAATGATCTCAATGTCGATACAGGTTGATTCAATACTGTCAGAACCTCTTTAACTTCCATAATAGATAAAGAGGTTTGCGTCATATTTAGACATTTCGTTAAGATGTTTTCCCATGATTGTTGGATTGACGATAATGACGTGTACAAGTCTAGGGCGATGAATGTCTGAGACGATAATGATTTCTTGATTGAATTGATGGTGGGTTGAAGGATCCTGAGCAAGATTTCGATAGGTGATGAGAGCGTGCGGAGAAGGAGTGTCGAAGGAGGATGAGTAGGGAAGAGTGtggtgatgagaagggtTTCAGCCTGCAGAACAAATCAGCCAGATATCCTGTTCGTTAGCAAATTATTTACACTATGGTGATCAAAAGGGATACCATTGTATCGCAGTGACTGAACTAACCTCAACGAGACTCAACAAGCCTTCCCATAATCCTGTCAACCCCTTGACCTTCTCCCTACCCCTCCCATCAGCCCATATCCCGccttcatccgcttcttcgACCTTGGTTATCAGCCCACTCAGACATCTACACATCCATTCACCTCTCATTTCGGCGAATGTATTTATCGTCTGGTCCCATATCGGTTGAATAATTGATAAAGTTTTGGGTGTAGATGCGTTCGAAGGAGGGTATAGAGTCGACGTGATTTTGTTTATTAAGGGATGTAAGGTTGATAGCGGCGAGAAGTAATTCGGTGGTGTTGGCGGACCTATCATCCAGCAATTCCGTCAGTCCGGTGTTGTCCACTACAACCCCGACACAAATACAAGGGTACAGGTGGTCTGTCGACGGTATCTAACCTTGGATCCTAGATCGGGATGCGAGTACCTACGAACTCACCATTACTCAACAACGCTTCAGCGTCTACGACTTTgcccatcccatctttcgatatcttcaTAAACAGCTGTGTCATCCCGGAAAACCCAATTTCGACTAGATTACTCTATACACGCCCAGCCCAATAATTATATCAGCATTCCACAACCCAAAGATAAAATCACATTGAcatcaatgatcatcaaatagGATCAAGACAATACTTACCAAGTCCTTTACACCAGCTTCTCTCGCTCCTCCTCTACCTTCCATCAAGCCCTTATACATcctatccaaatccaatatcACGCCATCCATAGCGGTAAAGTACTCTCCCAAAGCCATTATATCTGGACCCCTCGTCAGGAGCGCAGTCTCATCTGCAGGAGAGGCAGTAGCAGATGGAGCAGCAGATTGTATTGGAGATAATTGTTTGGCACTAGATTTGAGATTGGTTATTATTGGATTACCCAATGAATATCCTGCGATAGGCGACgaagctgctgaagaggTCTTGGTTGAGATGGGTGCAGGACCATTGGCTGAAGTGGGAGTGACGATATTAGATGTCgttattgatgatggggatgggatAGGTATTGAACGTGCGGGTCGAATTGGTCCATTTGATGAGGTTTTACCATTGGAGATagagttggaagtggaaggttTGTTACCACCTTCAAGATGTGACAAGATCGCTTCGATGTCTACGACATTACATACATAACAATCCAGTGAGTCAACAGTATATGTGTATTTTCAGTTGGTGTTGGATACTGCATGACTCACTGGCATCTTTCCTTGTGAGAGGTTGTAATCCCAGGGGAGCTATTGTTTTGTCTAACCTCGATAATCTATTATCCAACTGACCAAGTATATCTAGTAGCGTATATAATGAAACATCAGTTCCAACTTCGATGTTTGCCCTCTCAtcgtatatcttcttctgcttttcATTAGCAGTCAAATACTTACTGGTCATTCGCTGAGAGAGTAGATTCGTCTTGAGCAAATGTTGATCCTATGAACGGAGTTCAATCCATGTCAACAACAGTCTGATATAATAGCGAATGACCCACCAGCAAAGCgagatcagcttcttcgtcCATTTTGAATAAGTCACTGTAAGATCAGATGTCCGATATGTAGATGTGGTATCAGGTTCACAAGAAACAATAATGAtcaatcctcatcaacaataaTCATGGTGCATCCATCAGGTTGCTTCATTCCGTCATTCTCGCTGCCACCGCTACGCGTAGGATCATTGTTCACTTGTTCAAAGGTGGAGGTCAGTCAGGTCgatcctttcctttcctttgctTGCCTCgattcatcctttcattcatcatcatctttgttaTCCATGAAAAACAACCACGCAAGTAGGGGGAAAAGAGGTATCATGCATGAAATTCCTAGAATCATAAAAAGGTGAAATCACATGTTCATTATtattatcatctttcttcctaATAATCACCTAAAGCCAGCACACGTCTCTCCTTTGGCAGACCAGTCATTCCTGGTAGATCAAAATAAACAAACGCTATGGAATCCCGCCATTCTTAGTCAGCTTAATTTCTGACTGATCAGAGCGAAAACCATCACTCACAAATTACTTGGGAAATCAGTTCTACCAGGTATCCTTCTAGCTTCATCCAGCAATTCACCAGaccaccatccatcctccgGAGTGGAAGTCACAGCGATGATATCGCCAGCTTGGAAATCGAATTCTGCAGATGACTGAGCAGCGTAATCGTAAAGCGCTTTGACATCTATAGATGCAATACCATCAGCGTAAAACAACAGGTGACACATAAGCGAACTTACAGAACAACACAGGTAATCCAGTCGTGCTCCATTGACCAGTCGGCGCGGCGTTACTTGGTGGTTGATTGGGCTGAGGACTAGGACTCTGTCCTGCTCTACCTGCatattgaggttgaggtgatgGTCCTCTATTATATCCAtattgttgctgttgctgggCGGGAGCAGGACTTGCTGATCTTGCATATTGGTTgacagaaggtgaagattggTATCCCTGTGCACCATacgattgagattgatacCCATTAGCCACGGGATATTGCGACTGAGGCGTAGGTGAGGGATGTTGGTTGTAAGCCGGTTGAGGGGGTTGCTGTGGCTGTTGTTGACCATATGCTTGGCCTGGATATTGCTGctgtgattgttgttgttgagatggataagCGTTATAGGCTGGTTGAGGGGGTTGCTGCGATTGACTATACCCTGGTCCAGACGGTGAAGGACCACCGTATTGCGATGATTGATTCTGGCCGTATCCCGATGTAGGTCGATTACCAGCTACAGGAGGTTGACCGGTAGCAACAGGTGATTTTGGTGCACCATACATCGAACCTCTCTGATCTTGTGCTTGTGCGTTGAATCCTCCTTGTTGCCCATAtggctgttgttgctgttgctgaggTGCACCATATTGACTGTTTCGTTGACCTGGATAGCTCGACATCTGCTGAGTAGGTGGACCTTGTcgctgttgctgttgttgttgctgctcAAATTGTCTCCTGTACGCTTCAGCCATTGTATCTTGCGCTACACCACCTTTCGCATCCAAGCTGATACCCAAATTCTGAGGACCAAGCGATCCCTGAGACATCATCGGACTAGGTGAGGGCGATCGGAAAGTGGGTGGCTGGGGGCTTGgacttcttcctccacctgcaccgATGCCCGCAAATGCTTCTCTACCTGGTGAGACAGGTGgaggttgctgttgttgttgctcGACGAAAGATCCAGCTCGGGAATGCGAAGAGATCACTGAGCCTGCTCTAGATCTCGATCTTTCCTGCCTCTCTCCGGGGAAAGCTTGGTGGTATTGCGACAAGACTTCATCAGCGATATGGGTAGCAGGCTGAATAGGCGGTTGCATCATCGCAGGTGATGGGGCTCTAGGGGCgacagaaggagatgaaggtcgAGAAGTAGGATGAGCTCCAACGATGTCATCAGCAAAGTTCGAATAGTTGACAGATTGTCTTTTCGGATCAGGGCCTCGTGAGGATTGTTGACGGAACTCTTCCATTGATTTGGCTAGTGCTGCTGCTGTATGACCAGGTTGAGGCGGCGACAGAGTCATATCGACTGATCCGCGAGATTGAGCAGGAGACATATGTTGTTGGTACGACATCCTGTTAGGcccaggtgagttgggcGATTTGATCCCATGTCCATATTGACTCCCTCTCGTTGATCCTGAAGCAGAAACGACGGACTCTGGCCGGCGATGAGAGGTGTTCCTTCTGACACTGCCTGGAGGTGGAGGCTCGCGTCTGAGATCCGCCAGAGCTTTGGCCATcggatcttcttcgttattGACATTACGAGGCGCAGGACTGTGGTTGCTCTGTCTGGATGGGATGCGTGGCTCAGGCATGGACATGGTTGGTGGcgtaggtggaggaggcataGATGAGAATTTGGATGTTTCCTCCTGAGGTGGTGGGGAGGTAGCACTTGCTAGACCAGGGAGAGCGATTCCACCAAATGGTGTTTTCTTTTGGGTGTCAGGTGCGGGTGCGGATCGAGCAGATGAGGGCGGTGCGTCATTGAGAGTTGTACGTTGAAGACTATCCGTGACACCATTGATGTCTTTGACGTCGTGGCCATTAGCTTGGGGAATCTCTGGTTCGAGCTCTTGAGGCTgctcaggttcaggttcaagTTGGGCGGAAGCCTGTTGGGAAGCCATGGAGGGTTGCATCGGTGGCCTAGCTGATATGCGCTGGAAGTGAGAAACGTGAAAGGTCGGTTGGGTAGGGTAAGATTCGCCTGCGTTGTAGTTGATGAATCGAGGTGGGTCTGTAAGGGGGTCAGCTATCGGTCGGAGATCGAGGAAGGAGATACTTACCAGGAATCATATCGCCTGTTCCCCATCCTTTTACGAAGTTGAGCATGTCATTCTGAGGTTCGAATTGTTCGAGCTTCTCTCGAATACGCTCGCATGACTACGGGATGAGAAGTATGAGCTGAGTGCGCTCGGTAGGAATAGAGGGATAAATGCTCACGCTATCATCCTCTACACAAACTTGAGACACTGCATTGGCGTAGACCCAGACAAGATCTTTCGTGACGGCTAAACGATCTTCCTCTATATCTTGGACGTGCTACAAGAGCGAGACGAGTCAGCTCACAGAAAACAGTAGAATATTTGTCGACTGAGCTCACATCACAGAAACCCTTCCATTCGCTCTCCCATCTTGCCTGGGTCTGCTCCAAAATTCTGACAAATTGCCTGAAATCCTGTTCGTTCGCACCGATTGTCTGTCTGACTCTGTCTAATTTGGTGTGAAGTTTTTCAAGTTCCTTGCCTTGGGTGAGAGAGGACTGAGCGGTGTAGGAGTTGAGCTTGAGGCAATCCTGCTCGTACCTCTCGCGGGCCTAGAGGTGTAGTATAAGGcagtgagctgatcatctctGACGGAGATTTGTATAGATGTACGTTGGAAGGGGTCAATGAGGGAAGTCAACGAgagctgatcactcaccttctgcacATGCTGTTCCTGCAACCCTTTGGTCTTATGAGCCTTCTCAATACTAGCTTGTAATCCTTTTTTCAGGTTACTCAACCGTGATAACAACTCCGCTGTGGGCTGTTCGACCGTCTGTCGAATTTCGTTACCCAACGAAGCGTGATAAGCACCTTGAGAAGCGGTTTCGGTGAGTAGGTGCTGCAGCGAATCTGCCAGATCACCTATTTCGTCTTTGCCTAGAGTGTATCTGGATAGTTTGTGTAGTCGTTTCGCATAGTCTTCTTCGATTGATGCTCTGTGGGGATGAGTGGGGTGTCAGCGGTGTTGTGAGAGTGTATGGTACGAGGTATCATATCACGGGGAGTAATGTATGGAGTGGAAGACGGTAGATGTGGGAagagggatgggatgggatatATGGGGTACTCGATGAATTCTATCATAAATCATATACCATACGTAatatgatatacaatatgattatatgatatgatatattgtcatatatcatatatcatatatcatatatcatatcatatattcccccatcccaccccaaGCTACCAGTGTAAACaccgcccccatcccaccccgaACTGCCGTAGCAAGAGTAAACCCCTTCACTACCAGTATAAACACCGCCCCCATCCCAACCCAGACTGCCGTAGCAAGAGTAAACCCCTTCACTGCCGTGAAGgtgtcactcacctctccctcCAAAACCCCCTCAGCTCCTCCACCGTCCTCCCCGCCCCCCTCAACCTAGCCATAATCACCTCATACCCTCTATCCCCCTGTCCCCAAAAACTATTACAATAATCCATCTTTGGATCattcaattcttcttcattaaTACCATTGTTTGTGTTACTCCCCGTACCATGATATAACCGTGACAAGGAAGTACTCGATTCGGATCGTTTTGGCTCGGGGGGAGGTGGTTGGGCCATTGTGGTTCgttatctttctctttattCGTCAACAGTGATATCAATCGTTGGGCCGTTGATCGTAAAGAGTAAGATGAGTTCACTCTCTGTCTTCGTTATGATCAATCGTTGCTTGCTGTGTGAAGTTTGAGTTGTGTTGTGATGGTGGCAAtgtgatatgggatatgagGTATGAGGTATGTGATGATTGTGGATGTTTGTTGATTTCAGTTTTAGAGTGACACTCTGCAGTGACGCGTTACTTGACACTCACTCATGTGCACAGCCCAAAGGATAAAATGAAAATAAAATGGCAATCTTACATGACACACCCATTTAACGGACATCGGAGTAACCCTTCCGACGGAGTGATCGGCtagatgaaatgaaatgaatcaCTCGAGATTTTCAAGTTGAGAGACTCTCGTTCATGGTGGGGAAACAGAACCAAtcaatgttgatgaggtgacGGAGACATTGCTCAGTAACATCCCTCCATGATCTACTTGTTCGATaacctcatcacctttccatccccGCCTCTCAGTCTTCCTCCCAGcctacctcctcttctccgATTCTTGTCGTTTCCTTCACCTCACCGGGGTTGGCACAATCATGCCCCTCCTTTTCCCCAATTTCCGGATACACCAGGTCTTCGGAGGTAAGCTCGACCATACATGATAAGGCTTCTGAGTGCTGACGTGCTTCATATTAACAGCAAATACAGATGTCGGCAAGACACTCTTGACTACAGCTCTAGTAAGAGCCACAGCATCAAAGTACGCTGCATCGgcaaaagggaaagagaaaagtgTATTCTACTTGAAACCCGTATCGACAGGACCGGATGAAGAGTCAGATGTCAGGTCAGCTCAAAGTCCTCTCTCCAAGTGACGAGCCATAGCTGATGCCAACTGGATGATAGCTATCTACAACGACATACAAAACCTTACGCTCATTTGATCGATACCCACAATCTGTACCAGTACAGAGAACCTATGTCCCCTCATCTGGCAGCTAAACTGGCACCGGACTTGGTGAGTATGACAATACTTCCCTTCTGCTGATATAATGTCTCCCAGTTTCCACtagtatatcagctgaattaTCTGTAAATGCGTAGCCATTTCCCAAAACCAACGATGAGCTAGTCCGAGGAATCGAGAATTACGCTACCTCATGTGCGAAGCAGTTGAATGGAAGGCAAGGAGCCTTGTTCGTAGAAACAGCAGGAGGTGAGCCGACACATTCTTCAATTAGGTGGTAGCCTGGAGCTCATTACTAATCTTGCCTCATTTATAGGTGTCCATTCCCCGGCCTTGCATCCCCCACATACCCAATCAACATTCCTTCGTTCCCTCCGACTTCCCTCTATCCTCATCGCTTCACCTCGCCTAGGCGGAATCTCAACCACCTTATCCTCTTACGAATCTCTAATAATGAGAGGATATTCGATATCAGCTGTACTATGCCTGTACGACTCATATTACAGGAACGACGATTTCTTAGAAGGATATTTCAGGGATAGAGGAATAGGATATTGGACTGTGAAACCCCCTCCCGAGAAGTACGGAACggtagaagaggatgcaGCGAGGCTATCCCAGTGGTATGGCGACGTAGAGCAATCTGGTAGAGCGGTTGAAGGCGGAGGTGGGGTGAGAGAGGTTTCAGATTGGTTGGATCACCAACATGTCAATAGGATAAAGGAATTGGATAGTATGCCTGGTAGAACGCTTAAAAGCGTTTGGTGGCCTTTCACTCAACATGGTCTGGTGAGTGACCCTGGCGCCTTGAATTGATCACTAACATAGCTGATGGTATTCTCATCCTTCAGATAaacaagaaggaagatgttaTGGTGGTCGATTCAGCGTTTGGAGATAACTTTGATTCGTACTATACCAAGCCATTGCCGACATCCCCCACAGGCTCCGAGTCGCAGGCCATAccgaaggaagaaggtaatttgtTGAATTCTTACTTTGACGGTTCAGCCAGTTGGTTCACGTATGTTATCACCCCTTCCCCTTGTGAGCCgagctgatattgatattttcTAGTCAATCACACGGTCATGCAAACGAAGAATTGACTATAGCAGCTGCAACAGTTGCCGGACGATATGGTCACGTATTGTTCCCCTCGGGGACCCACGAACCTGCGTTGAAACTTGCCGAAAAGCTCAAATCGACCGTAGGAAAGGGTTGGGCCGAAAGGGTGTTTTACTCTGATAATGGAAGTACCGGTATTGAAGTGGCATTGAAAATGGCTTTGAGAGCTGCAGGAAGGAGGTACGgatatgatggtgagatgggagGTGATTATGGTGTGATCGGTCTAAGGGGAGGGTACCATGGTGATACTGTGAGTGACAACTCAGCTGGATTGAGAATACAGGATGcgtgatagctgatttgaaGGAGTACAGATTGGTAGTATGGATGCGTCCGAGGCGTCAACGTACAATAAAGCGGTCGATTGGTGAGCCATACTGGCAGCCTTGTTAGGATTTCAGCTCACCTTACGTGTAGGTACAAAGGTCGTGGTCATTGG of the Kwoniella mangroviensis CBS 8507 chromosome 3, whole genome shotgun sequence genome contains:
- a CDS encoding DNA-directed RNA polymerase I, II, and III subunit rpabc5; the encoded protein is MIIPVRCFSCGKVIGNLWDSYLELLAAGVDEGDALDRLQLKRYCCRRMVLTHVDLIEKLLMYNPLSRDR
- a CDS encoding dethiobiotin synthase, encoding MPLLFPNFRIHQVFGANTDVGKTLLTTALVRATASKYAASAKGKEKSVFYLKPVSTGPDEESDVSYLQRHTKPYAHLIDTHNLYQYREPMSPHLAAKLAPDLPFPKTNDELVRGIENYATSCAKQLNGRQGALFVETAGGVHSPALHPPHTQSTFLRSLRLPSILIASPRLGGISTTLSSYESLIMRGYSISAVLCLYDSYYRNDDFLEGYFRDRGIGYWTVKPPPEKYGTVEEDAARLSQWYGDVEQSGRAVEGGGGVREVSDWLDHQHVNRIKELDSMPGRTLKSVWWPFTQHGLINKKEDVMVVDSAFGDNFDSYYTKPLPTSPTGSESQAIPKEEGNLLNSYFDGSASWFTQSHGHANEELTIAAATVAGRYGHVLFPSGTHEPALKLAEKLKSTVGKGWAERVFYSDNGSTGIEVALKMALRAAGRRYGYDGEMGGDYGVIGLRGGYHGDTIGSMDASEASTYNKAVDWYKGRGHWFSPPMVQYIDGRPSVLTTGPDEWSLLPEALSSEGKTTSEGWSLGFSDIQSIYSVESRLDSPLADYYREHIRKNLEKAVKVDGKKFGAMIMEPTCLGAGGMIFVDPLFQTCLVEVVRASSDLFGGKSWKGKKFTEDLKEVRGGWREKRKWRGVPIIYDEVFSGLHRFGYLSASSILKETPDISVYAKILTGGLLPLSATLASTSIFNTFLSDRKVDALLHGHSYTANPIGCSVALKAIEILERQNWEVEKKIWNVNLKDESKRWSFWSEGFVSTLSEAKVVKGAMAMGTVMALELDAGEGGYSSHAALDFLTALRQKIITSPEGQFAPFQIHSRPLGNVVYIMTSSFTKPEVVRAMERTIWGELAKI